A single Deinococcus sp. Leaf326 DNA region contains:
- a CDS encoding molybdopterin oxidoreductase family protein — protein MTAQAPATRDVLLTCPLDCPDACRLKITVARGEDGRERAVKLTGDAAHPYTRGFACAKTVHYPARQNHPERPLYPLRRVNPKTEAEPVFERVTWDEALDDIAARLRGLLDTRGPQSILRYNYAGTMGLMEGTHVHVLWRALGTPELDETICATAGTEAWSMGYGTRLAVDPLDVPHARLIVLWGINSLSTNSHLTPQITAARKAGARVICVDPYRNRTAAYADEHLKIRPGTDAALALGVMHELFAHGWTDEAYLAEATMGADDLRAEAALWPSERVAEVTGLGTEEVRAFARAIGTTRPTYIRVGYGMTRHEYGGTNLRAVTLLPALTGDWRHRGGGCVLSTSGAFKLNRARLGGAHLVRPGTPHVNMNELAGALRPEAGLGALMVYNTNPAVVAPDASRVRAGLARDDLMVVVLEQAMTETARLADYVLPATTFMEHADLYTSYGHHWLNHNPAALEAPGEARPNSWVFAQLGRRLGVTEPSVYWTVDELTAELLDTPHPFLEGITPERLRAEGSVRLNIPEGFLPYAQGAETPSGRVQLSPAPQYRPPLAELTAEYPLRLLTPPAHHFLNSTYGNMDVLTRAEGNEPHALVHPEDAGRAGLEDGSYAQLRSEQGEVRRRVKFSTGVQPGVVVVEGTWWGLSAPDGQSINTLTAQTLTDLGGGSTFHNTRVRLEPITGVTPPERESSVGLIGNEEVMHG, from the coding sequence ATGACCGCCCAGGCCCCCGCGACCCGCGACGTGCTGCTCACCTGCCCACTCGACTGCCCCGATGCCTGCCGACTCAAGATCACCGTAGCGCGCGGCGAGGACGGCCGCGAGCGAGCCGTGAAGCTCACCGGGGACGCCGCACACCCCTATACGCGGGGCTTTGCCTGCGCCAAGACCGTGCATTACCCGGCCCGCCAGAACCACCCCGAGCGGCCCCTGTACCCGCTGCGCCGCGTGAACCCCAAGACAGAAGCCGAACCCGTCTTCGAACGGGTCACCTGGGACGAGGCGCTGGACGATATCGCCGCGCGGCTGCGCGGGCTGCTGGACACCCGCGGCCCCCAGAGCATCCTGCGCTACAACTACGCCGGCACCATGGGCCTGATGGAAGGCACCCACGTCCACGTCCTGTGGCGCGCGCTGGGCACCCCCGAACTCGACGAGACGATCTGCGCGACCGCCGGCACCGAGGCCTGGAGTATGGGCTACGGCACCCGCCTCGCAGTGGACCCGCTCGACGTACCCCATGCCCGCCTTATCGTGCTGTGGGGCATCAACTCGCTCTCGACGAACAGCCACCTCACGCCGCAGATCACGGCGGCGCGCAAGGCGGGTGCGCGGGTGATCTGCGTGGACCCCTACCGCAACCGCACGGCCGCCTACGCCGACGAACACCTCAAGATCCGGCCCGGCACCGACGCCGCGCTGGCCCTGGGAGTCATGCACGAACTGTTCGCGCACGGCTGGACCGACGAGGCCTACCTCGCCGAGGCAACCATGGGCGCAGACGACCTGCGCGCCGAAGCGGCGCTGTGGCCCTCCGAGCGCGTGGCCGAAGTGACGGGCCTGGGCACGGAAGAGGTCCGGGCCTTCGCCCGCGCCATAGGTACCACGCGCCCCACCTACATCCGGGTGGGCTACGGCATGACCCGTCACGAGTACGGCGGCACCAACCTGCGCGCCGTGACCCTGCTGCCGGCCCTGACCGGCGACTGGCGACATCGGGGGGGTGGCTGCGTCCTGAGCACGAGCGGCGCCTTCAAGCTCAACCGCGCGCGGCTGGGCGGCGCCCATCTGGTGCGGCCCGGCACCCCCCACGTCAACATGAACGAGCTGGCCGGTGCCCTGCGGCCGGAGGCCGGCCTCGGCGCCCTGATGGTCTACAACACCAACCCGGCGGTCGTCGCTCCCGACGCCTCACGGGTGCGCGCTGGACTCGCGCGGGACGACCTCATGGTCGTGGTCCTCGAACAGGCGATGACCGAGACGGCCCGCCTGGCCGACTACGTGCTGCCCGCGACCACCTTCATGGAGCACGCCGACCTCTACACGAGTTACGGCCACCACTGGCTGAACCACAACCCGGCGGCATTGGAAGCTCCCGGCGAGGCGAGGCCCAACTCCTGGGTCTTCGCGCAGCTCGGCCGGCGTCTGGGCGTCACCGAGCCGTCGGTGTACTGGACGGTAGACGAGCTGACAGCCGAGCTGCTCGACACCCCCCACCCTTTTCTGGAAGGCATCACGCCGGAGCGGTTGAGGGCTGAGGGCAGCGTGCGCCTGAACATCCCCGAGGGATTCCTGCCCTACGCCCAGGGGGCCGAAACGCCCAGCGGCCGGGTGCAGCTTTCGCCCGCGCCGCAGTACCGTCCCCCCCTGGCCGAGCTGACGGCCGAGTATCCGCTGCGGCTGCTCACGCCGCCGGCCCACCACTTCCTGAATTCGACCTACGGCAACATGGACGTGCTGACCCGCGCAGAAGGGAACGAGCCGCACGCCCTGGTTCACCCCGAGGACGCCGGGCGCGCGGGTCTGGAGGACGGCTCATATGCCCAGTTGCGCAGCGAGCAGGGCGAGGTGCGGCGCCGCGTGAAATTCAGCACGGGTGTGCAGCCCGGCGTGGTGGTCGTCGAGGGAACGTGGTGGGGCCTGAGCGCCCCCGACGGCCAGAGCATCAACACGCTGACCGCGCAGACCCTGACCGATCTGGGGGGCGGCAGCACCTTCCACAATACCCGCGTGCGGCTGGAGCCCATCACCGGGGTGACTCCTCCAGAGAGGGAATCCTCAGTGGGTCTGATCGGGAACGAGGAGGTTATGCACGGGTGA